aggaccggttttgaatcagtcacaatcatatgctCGTGAATCAGCgttgctcgtgcatgtgagcctGGGTgccgttttggaggagctccgaggggagggggggaggggttagacggagtcctgaggaaatgctacattcaaattcttgctagttttctgtgactaccaaccctagctttaaatagtTCAAATGTAATCACTTCCAATTTCCACTTTCCCTGCTTTGACAAGTCAAAGTGCCTGCTGTGTAAAAGATCAGCTGTTATAAGACTCAGATATTCAGatatctgtttgtctgtgtgtctgtgtcttgtATCGGATCCACTCAGATACCGATTCTTACTTCTCAGAGGGTAAGGAATGTAAATGTGTATGGTGCACTCATGTGTGTCAACCATCCCCAGGGAGACAGTAATGTGTCAGAGTTCATTTATCATACTCAGACTCTTCAGGGTGCTGCTTCTTTCAGTGTTGTTCTCTTCCTTGCTTGAGTGATGGTGATGTCATTCTACCTTCAGGAGAAAACTGATGATCAGATTGGACTGTCCATCTCTAGAAGATTcatatcaaaacaaaacacacactcaaagtaaAAACTCTCATCAGGTGCTTTGAGTTTGCCTGCTGACCAGAAGTTAAAACTGAAGGCTTCTTAAATGACAGCTATGCACCAGGTGAGAAAGTAATCGGGTACTAATGTACACTTCAGTGAACATGATGATGTAAGAGATGAGTGGGTTGTTATTATGATAACACATGAAATAACTGCGACCATGATGGTTAGTCAACCCAGTGCTGATATTCTGACCATCTGCAATTTGTTTCCTTAGAGAGGAGACTGTCATCAGGTTCTTGATCATCCTCCTATAACCAAATGCCAATACTACCTAATCCTTGTCTTTCCTCTTCCAATGACAGAGCtctccagatgttttcattcctAAAGAGCGCAGCAGTGATCTTGAAGCTATTTCCAGAGTCATTCAGGAGGCTCGCCATTTCATATACATCTCCATCATCGACTATCTGCCCCTCCTGAGCAGCAACGCTAGCAGGTTAGAACTGTCTTACTACTGTTGGAGTCGCTGTATTTGGAACAGTTTGACCGGCGTTTATCAACAAAAGATTGGATGCCTTGACTTGTGTTCAATcctagtgtgtctgtgtgtccatCTGGCTCTGAGCCcaacatttttgtgtttgtctgtgccaAGGTACTGGTCACGTATTGACAGTCTTATCCGGGAGGCTCTGATCCTAAGGAAGGTCCGAGTGCGTCTGCTGATAAGTTGCTGGGAAAAGACTCATCCACTTTCTTTCAACTTCATCTGGTCCTTGAGGAGTCTGTGCATGGAGCAGGCCAACTGCTCACTGGAAGCTGTAAGTGCAAGGCCACTGTCCATTATTTCAAGCTCTACAGATACACTTTATCAATGCTCAAAGcaagaatgtgtgtttgtttgtgtgtagaagTTCTTCAGCCCCAGAGTGCAGCGGGACGGCAGTCTTCAGGGAATAAACCATAACAGGTTTATGGTGACAGATCGGGCCATTTATTTAGGTGAGCTCATCTACTAGGTTTAATGAATGTGTCCTCCGTGCTTCTGCTCACTTCCAGCAGGTAACATGCTCAGTTTGcttaaaagaaaagtttaggTCTTTTAAAAGTGCACTTACTTCAATAGAGGAGTGAGACAAGAAGATCGATAGCACTTCTATGTGTTTAAAGTAGAGAGCAAAGGCCAAGAGAAGATTAGCTTATCTTAGCACACAGTCTGGAGGCAGAAGAACAACAGATAGCTTCACTCTCCAAAAAAGACAAAGTTGACCATCCTACACCTGCAATAAAGTAAAAGCGACTATTTGTGGTTTTAGAGGGAATATCATGTGGCAACAGTCTCTTAAGGAATAGCTTGCAGAGCCTAAACTTTctccacttttttttacattgaaatTCAGCTGCAGTGCTGTAACATAGCTTCACTGTCATTACGCCTTTGTACTTTtacactgaaccccaaaacaGTGTAATGTTAGTGTCCTTTTTGTGAgatttaacattgttttatgGCTTTGCAGAAGCAAGAGAGTAACaatgaaacaaaaattaaatgGTGTAActtaacacaaacaacacactgtTCTCCTATGCTAGCCTACGCCTCTGTTTCTAGCTCTGATGCCAGCTCTGTAGTGAACCAACATCCCTAACCCACCAATACACCACTCACCATCACACCTCTTTGACATTTACATTAAtgatgagacacacacacacacatacaaacatcaggatgtaaagtcagggttcatgatatatcactgaaatcaaaaacaacagtactaacctatcacaaccattgaagagaaaagagaaaagaatgcATAGCTGACCAAAACCTCATTTAGAAATAAGTAGTTAATTATCTATACCCACATAGATCTGCCTGCGTGGACATGTAtaagcaccatagactgtaaataaaaatggacagcgttgctccgcctcttcccgttgtacggttctgaagccaaaaaatcccgctcctgggcgccgccattgtgcagccagagcctgtgaagccactgtaataagctccgccctacagcgtgacgtcacaagacgctatgtgtcctttgaagtttaaCTCCATGGcggaatcaaaggaaacctggaagtaaaaccccattttttaacctctaataactaacaaaaaagaaacgtttcaagaaaaagaggccttggacacaaaacagtcaaatactaactacatatcatcacagcatacggatatgagaaacattcgtaagacgtgtatttattttttaaagtttgactgctcccccattcaaatgaatgggggagacagattttttgacctacaGCCAGcgaccagggggcagtcacactgctgaaagcctcaccaccagccaccggaacctcacCCTTGATAAGCACAGACACGCCCACATaagtacatacatacatatacccATAGAAATACATAAGcatacatatacagtatatatacagCTACACAGgtaaaaacatggacatatATGTCAAAATATACACCAATAATACAAAATTGATTAAATACAATTGGAGAAGAGGCCGCTATACACAAACTTTTGCAGAGTCAACACAATGTCACGAGaagatgaataaaatgttatatgttaaaaggcttttattttgacactaGGAAAAAACTACACATGGTTGGTGGTCATTTAAATCCAACACCAATAGGCCACATTATCCCAGGATGCAGCAGCAACGCTTTGGCTGAATAAGAAATCTTAATCTGCACTTAGCAGGCATGTCTTTTTTGCATGATTCAAACCTTGCTATTTACAGCGTGTTGCTTGCTAGCTCAGGGGGGTGTTACACATAGTGATGGGATTCTGAAAATGGTGGGATCAGGGTAGCAAAAGGGGAGGAGAATTTGTTCCAAAAAAAGATGCTTAATGGCAGGTTTATACTCAAAGGCTTTAACAGATGAGTCCAGCTACTTTACAAACAAGAGTGTATCCTTTCACCTTGTATCCAGGAAGCACCCAAGACATAGTCATGGCACTACACTTCTATAGAAACATCACAAATTGTTGCTCTCACATAACTGTCTATGTATGGATTTATCAATCAAGAAACAAGGTATTCATCAGTGACCTTTAAAAGTGCTGGTAGTCATAATTTTTCAAGTTCAGAGAGAGCTACGCTAGCTGTTTCCACTTGCTTTAAGTTTTTATGCTTAGCTAAGCTGATTACCTcctgtctgcagctctgttcTAACATGAAAGTGGTATCGATCTGCTATTTATCTATCAAGCAAAGAGAAAGCAAAGCAATGATCAGGGATTGCCATAACAACGTAGACCTATTCTAAAGTTTAAGGTGAGAAACTTGAAGGAGCAGTAGGACTTTGATGTGCTAGGACATTTTTGACCTAAAACTTtatttctccctctgtgtgctGACAGGTAACCTTGACTGGATGGGAAATGAGTTTGCCTACAACGCAGGAGTCGGCTTGGTGATCAGTCATCCAGAGGGCATCGAGGACAGAAACTCTACAGTGGTGGACCAGCTTCGAGCTGCTTTCGAGAGGGACTGGTTTTCACATTATACTCACTCTCTGCAGGCCAACAAGATCCCCGTCTGCAACAAGCACCACATTAACAGGCTGGTGCCAGTCAAAGCCAGCCACATAGACAATGTACCAGTGCCTATCAAAACAGGTCACCATGATAACGTCCCTGCACCTATGAGAAACAATCACAAGGACGACAGACAGAGGGCAATTAAAACAAGACACCACGAGGACAGACTTAGCAAAGTAAGTGGCCAAGGCAAGGCCAATGGAATGGTACCAATCATGGACAGTTACCAAGAGAGGGGACACGTGAAAATGAGTCACCTTGACACCAGACAGGCGCAAATCAATGATAATTACCGTGACAATCCAACATTTCCACCCAGTCAATCAGCAGAGAGCAGTGGCAGCCGAGAGATCTTGAACGTGCCCCTGTGACCACTGAACATTGTATGTTCCTTTTTAACAACTGATGTTTGCTCTCTTCCAGGGATGATCGACTTGATACACTGGGTCTCGTAGCATTTTATTATCACCACTTTGAAGAACCTGAAGATTTTTGTAAAATCTGATTTGAAGGACTTGACAATGCAGATGGAAGAACttagaaaggaagaaaaggctCCACTGCAGTCTGGCACTTTTCATGAACTTTTTTAAGGATGAAACCAAAACATTAAGAAACACTGATCAATACACTGAGTTATAACCTACAACCTTGCTACTTCTTTCACTTTTTCCCTCCTTGTTTAGTGCTCCctagcaaaacaacaacaacaaaaaaacatatgaaGTCTATTTGATCGCCTAACTATTGCCCACCTTAGCAGTTTTTGGCAGTCAGTATCTGACATCCTTTAAAAAGGGGCACAGAGGGGAGGATATGCTGCACATTTACTTGCATTAGctacatttagcatttaactTACCTCCTAAAATAATGGAAGAATTACACTACAGCTTTTCAAGTCATGGATATCTTATTGCTGTTGCACTATGATTTCTAGTGAAAACTTTGGCCTAGTTTGAAATAGTTTTGAGCATTCTCAGCAGTTTTCTCAGTGAGTTAATCAGCATCAAAGACTGTGTATAAAATGTAGACGTAACACCTTTGACGTCACTTTTTGGTCATTTACTACTCTCTTTGAAGCCCCAACTTTGGCATTTCGGctgcttcatttaaaaaaaatctggagcCTGAAGTGAACATATTTAGATATTTGAGGtgtggagctggagaggagaaaGGGTTTAGCAAAGCTGTGTTACAGCTATCTCTACAGTAGGTGTGTTTGCAATGTGTAACAATTCCTTATGATGTTAATTGAGGATTATGATTCTGAAAAACCAAAGACTGGCTCTTAAACCCAGTATACTTACATTAAAAACGAACAGCTTACTCCTTAGAGCATCTATTAGTATATTAGAACAACTGAAAAGATAATTTCCAGGCCCTGTGGTAGCATATTGTCAATCACAAGCCACCACACCTAAGAGCATGCCCTGATTTTTACCTTTCTCTCTTTAAGAGGGACCacaatgaaaaaatgaacaccATGCTGTGTTGAAAAATAGCCGAAAGTATCAACTACAACTTAAGACCaagagtcgccccctgctggctgttaTTGTGGTGTCAGGTTGAAAGCACTTGAGCACTGGTTCCACTTTTCATTACCAGAGCTAACATCCACGTCTTACATTCAGTCTAGCATATCAAATGCATGATAATAGACACTTTAAACTGTAGCCTTACATATAACCACAGATAACGCTGGCTGACACTGATTACTACAAATGCTCACTTAGACTTTAACTGATCTATAATTACAACAGTATTAACACACTGAATGGTTATTGAATGTTTACATTAAAGCAACAAAAATGCTATTTAGTTTAGACTCAAAACCACACTCATACTGAGCAACCTCCAGTGTGAAATAGTGAAGCCAAAgtagaagtgcttaaaactgctgTTCCTTAAGtctccacttggggctggccccaaaagcccagggcccgtatgcacgtccagccattacacaaacgggagcATTAGTCTTTTGGCTGTAGAGTTAgctgcatgcacgactgcaaataattggccaattaactaattgtgccatgaaagcgaggctggtgcaaaacgtcacaTGTCCAGgaaacctcctggaaaaccccctatccaacaaattagAATTGTGCAcgcctactacgcataaacaacaataaacatggccagcggtaccggtgtgactgagagaagatcaagaaaaaaaaatttcagcGGAAGAAATTGATATTTTATTCCAAGAATGTAGAATGATCAAACAGCTATTATCGGCAAGTCAATcttcaaagataacaaacaaggagaaagggaaagtttggcttaagTTAATgtatgtggtgtttctgagcgcacggtagaagacctaaaaaataaaataagcaacatgaaagcagctttaCGCAACAAGCACAGCCACCAAGAATTATGTTGTGTCTCCTAAAtttaaatttgctgtatatttcgacatcatcatacttttccaaaggattcgttcGATCCCTAGATATCCGTTGTCTTCACATATTTCATCTTAAACGGTAACGCAAACAGTAATagtgccgttagcacctgtaatggtggggtctactgCAATTAAAtctaatgctttgttggggcgtttacctggctcatgcataacACTAATTGATTTTTTGTCTTAAAAGCCCcattgctcttttttttaaaaactgtgcatGGGAGAATATTTTTTAACTAATGACTTTGAAGTCATAATTTTAAAAGTTTAGGCAGGGCTGAGGCATCTAAAGGTCTGCCTCAACTTCAGGTCAACCAActgttaggttgagtcagcatttccaatataatGATCACCATCCCCGGGCtttctctgcttcagaaaccaatggctgATGTCAATTAGATTACATCCATGTTGTATACAGTCTACAGGTGACCCAGTATATGAACTATGGCTCTAAAGCGATTGATCGTGTCCATCATTTCTTCATATCAATACCTTCGGAATTAAACACTGCACAGAGTAGTTACATAATCCCTGACATGATGCATCGTTAATCTCTCCACAGCAGGGTGGTGGACGTTTTATTTTATGGAGGACGTAAGGGGATTAGGAGACGCCACTATTGTACAGCGTTTCTTACATAACACAAATATATTATGGGGTGTAATTTTCAATCAATTTACATTAACAAATGACAGCCTTCATTTGTTTAAGTCgaatgcaggttttttttccccctgaggAAAACAAGCTATTGGTCTGAAAGGGACCTTATGGATAATTATTCCAGTCTCCATATAGACACCCACGACACAAAGAGGAGTCAAATGATTATCTATAGTATTCTAACAAATGCAGTGTAGTGACCTATTGGACAAATACTGAAGGAGCATTTAGAAGAAGGGGCCAGAGGGTCTGTGCTGTCAGACAAATCAATACACTGAATTTTTAACAGAGCTTGACAGTTGCAATTGCTGCAGTTTAACCTCAAGGACATGCTGCTCTGTAATGTCATGTCTGTAATTGTATATATCTATCACCTTTACCATGTGCAGGTAGAGCTCAAAAATACAAGATTGTAAGCAAAAGTATTGACTCATTTACCCTTGTCTGAGAGCGTTTTGctgctttcattttaattggATGATTGCATGACAGTTGCAGATCTTTACATACTCTTAGCTGTGTGTGAAGATTTTTGTAACAGTGCTTGTAGGTTTACAATGTAGAATCAGTTTTACCTTCTGGAGCCATATATCAAGAAATCTGAAGAACACTTAGAGAGCAACATAGTGATTTTTCATAAACAATATGTAGGGTGATATGGTCAGCACTTTAATGTGAAACTAGCACGGGCGTAATATGTATTCTGGAGTTACACTGCAAGAAGGGTGAGGGGCTTTATTGAGGGTGACGTTTTTGGAAATATCACAATATTTCAAACACAGTGCATGGTTCTAGTCTCTGTGTTCTATAGGCTAAATATAAGCCATAATACAGACTAAGTTTTTTCATACATGCTTCTTGAATATGTGCAGGTTTGGCACCTGTAGCTGAACTCCTAATCCCACAAttggcattaaaaaaaacacaggaacatTGAAATCTAGCTGTGATGAGTGAATTCTGCCATCTAGAGGATGTCATAGGGATGAACATTTCACCTAAGTTTATCTGCAGCAGTGTTTGTTGAATCAGCCTCGAACCAGATTACAAGTGGGTTCACTCCTGTGTTTATATTTCTCGTCTTATACAAAATGTTTTGAGGGCAGCATCAAGGCAATGTAAGGGATTGTGCTGCTCAAGTTTGAACTGGATTTACCTTGTATTGGTATGACAGGATCAGATGATTAGtcttttataaaaacaaataaacatattttactcTTAAATTAGTACAGGAAGTTCATATTTCaagtataaaacaaaattaatgtaataataatgtcataacagtgacacattttaaatctaacaTGCAAAACTTGAATACTTGCTGCTGTATGTGTGCCCAAACCTTTTATGTACCTTAAACAGTATTAAACACCTACACTGATATGaagcaaaaacaaatgtttctttttcacacaGAGCTGTACAACTTGAACACACACGCACTACATCAACACACTGTACTGCTTGTAATCTGACAGCTGGTCTGGAGTCAGGGTTGCTATGTTACGCTGCTATTATCTTTGATTGTCTCACTGAGAGAGGGCAGGAGTGCTGCTAATGCTCCTGtatttacatatatatgtatgtatttatgtgaattattttaaaatattttgttcaTTAAAAAGGACTATTTTAGCAGGGAACAGGACTACATCTTTAATGGGACATTTTCAGCAGGGAGACACGGCTCACACATGCTGAGGTTTAAAATCAGCAACAGTTAACAGTCTGCCACATGTTAACAtcaatttaatgaaaaaaaaaaagaatgtttttGTATGACAGTCTGTCTCATATGATTTAAGAAAGTTCAGCATTTCTGAGTCCTTTGTCAAGTATATGTTTTGCTTTACTGAAAGACAGAGGGCAGCACTATATGCTTGCTGTTAAAGCTTTTTAATGTTGCCTACCTTTACTCTGTTGCATTCTTCGGCATGCCTGCTGCTTGCATGCCCTGCCTTTATGAACTGTGCACAGTAGAGCCTTTCTAGAGAGTATGATAACAATGAAATCTTATATACCTTTAAGAATAAAGAAGGAATGTATATTTATTGAAACCTCTTGCTAATGCACACTACTGAATAAACTGATTGCTAAGTTTTTactcttaataaaaaaatatttactcTTGGCtttctgtgtcagtgtttgtgttgaacaTTAATTGGCTTCTGTTTCTTATCACAAAGACTGTTAATCAAAGCAGCATGGCTTTCTTCAGAAGTTAATCCTGTACATCACTGCCCTGTGACCGTCTGGACCTATATGCAGCCGACATGGCCACTGGCCAAGCAGAGGAGTATTTAGGTTGCTATAACAtactggctggctgcagacagGAAATTATCACTTATGTTAATTCGATTCACCACTCTAGATGACCTTAATATACTTACTTCTGAAAATTCACAGGCTTAATCAATCTTTCAGCAGAGATTTATCACTCTTTTGCTATATTATCTATTTAGATTGATAGAAAAGGcagttgatttttttaaaaatcacaacaatcCAACAGCGTGTGCAATTAGATAATACAATAAagtaatttaaaagaaaattaacCCACCACTTTTTTGATAATGTCAGATAAATTTCCCATGGACAAGTGTCAATATAATTTAAGGGCTCCACTTTTTAAAGTTagcattaacttttttttattatcgtTTTAATGAATTCATATATTCTAAATAATGTTGAGGTTTGAATTACTGAAAAAACATTGTCATGATATCATGTTGGTCTAATGTGAAATCATTCATCACTATACTTATTTTAGCTGAAAACAAgttgattaaataaaaaaatattagcagattacttgaaaaaaaaaacaatttaccACCCAGAACAGTAAGTCCTACTTTAATGCAGTAGTGATAGGCCTCTTAGTGTAACTATGTTATTTATAAAGGGAATCAAGGTAAGGCATATATTTTCTTAATCATAGTTGCTTAAAAGTAAACTCAatacttacctttttaatctagcttttaatttggagtaatttatttttagccctggactgcattattactttAATTATTCTATGTATTATCgtaatcattattattgtaatcattgctttaacatttatttatcttatttaattatttatttatctatttatttcttgtattcatctgatcttggtaacgctaccttatttttaacttttctttccacttttacttattttattaattttactgtattgattttattttatttttaagtgttttatttataatcatgctttttataattttaccattgctgttgttttctgtctctgttattctgtgaagcactttgggctgcatgtttttatgtatgaaaggtgctatataaataaagttgagttgagttgagttgagttgaattgagTTGAATACGTTATATTTTCATTGCAAGTACTCTAACTTAAGggttccaaacttttcagcccgcaacccccaaaatataggtgccaaagacttgggacccccactgtccctcaaagtgttttaatgtggcttcatttacctggtctgcagaaaattagccttcctatatgagcatgtcGCTGTGTTTCTTGTGCTGTTATGAAATAATCTACTGCTagtgatgcttttga
This genomic interval from Notolabrus celidotus isolate fNotCel1 chromosome 4, fNotCel1.pri, whole genome shotgun sequence contains the following:
- the LOC117811564 gene encoding inactive phospholipase D5-like, which codes for MKSQQKCIMIFALVCCFAVLVALIFSAVDVWGEDEDGITEENCSKNCRAVLVENIPDDISFLDNATSHLPLSVGLFSLLDNAIRAVEIVSPLWLLNSSDYESSFQPAARQGKALLSRLQGLKAKGIQLKISSGNINSTELKTLAKYNAEIHYVNMTALTKGHLLSSFWVVDRRHIYIGSASMDWRSLAMRKELGVMLYNCSCLALDLHRVFSLYWGLQYKDFIPSFWSKRLFALFNRDEPLELTLNSTKAQAYVSSSPDVFIPKERSSDLEAISRVIQEARHFIYISIIDYLPLLSSNASRYWSRIDSLIREALILRKVRVRLLISCWEKTHPLSFNFIWSLRSLCMEQANCSLEAKFFSPRVQRDGSLQGINHNRFMVTDRAIYLGNLDWMGNEFAYNAGVGLVISHPEGIEDRNSTVVDQLRAAFERDWFSHYTHSLQANKIPVCNKHHINRLVPVKASHIDNVPVPIKTGHHDNVPAPMRNNHKDDRQRAIKTRHHEDRLSKVSGQGKANGMVPIMDSYQERGHVKMSHLDTRQAQINDNYRDNPTFPPSQSAESSGSREILNVPL